One Deinococcus sp. LM3 genomic region harbors:
- a CDS encoding glycoside hydrolase family 31 protein: MRFSSFAVESGGVAAAGGQGSEVRVWGESDVLVVSAPLPGVLRVRLLPEARANSLGFPRVPVKQSFAVRPDLPGGLSLNAADLEDELLVIGGGLSFRLNRVSGAWQVLTGSGSSARVLVSAPVWGGEAPTQRPALDAERFNLRRSRLSLDAPEGAAFLGFGERVGPIDKRGMHLTFWNTDCFPHHTETDPLYVSVPFTTVLHGGRAHGVFVDEPWRMEADVARAHPHELRWASAGPELDVYVLSGPRPADVLRRYADLTGYAPMPPLWALGAGQSRWGYRTAQDLRDVIQGYRDRGLPLDSVYVDIDYMDAYKVWTVQRANFPDLRAFVREAGAQGVKLVPIIDPGVKVEAGYDVYEEAVRGDHLVRTARGDVLVGEVWPDPAVFPDFTRPEVVNWWAGRHKFFADAGIQGQWNDMNEPACFSLREPRETEGKTLPYDARHGNRPHLEVHNAYANGMSEASRAGYAKFSPQVRPWILTRAGYAGIQRHATVWTGDNTATWSHLSLSLPMIQGLGLSGIPFAGADVGGFGGDTTGELLARWYQAAVGYAFLRNHSALGTADQEPWRFGDTFTDVIRAALELRYRLLPHLYTLAQAATRTALPVMRPLALHWPADEDAVREDTQYLLGEGLMVAPVLRAGHRRRLVYLPAGRWAEVFNLSEFGAVHAGAQHVVANAPLHTLPMYLRAGEAIPVTEPALHTTSARWERLSWLVHAGPAGFIGQLFEDAGDGPAGGRLTRLVGERQGTRLVIRREAEGDAPPFEQREALHILGLSHVREVQGAASFAYEDGVLRLTLPARWQTVTLNLDEDDDDTAPTDALPID; this comes from the coding sequence ATGAGATTCTCTTCGTTCGCGGTGGAAAGTGGTGGGGTGGCGGCGGCTGGCGGGCAGGGGTCCGAGGTGCGCGTGTGGGGCGAGTCGGACGTGCTGGTGGTGTCGGCGCCGTTGCCGGGGGTGCTGCGGGTGCGGTTGCTGCCGGAGGCGCGGGCGAACTCGCTGGGGTTTCCGCGCGTGCCGGTCAAGCAGAGTTTCGCGGTGCGGCCGGACCTGCCGGGGGGCCTGAGCCTGAATGCGGCGGACCTGGAGGACGAGCTGCTGGTGATCGGGGGCGGGTTGTCGTTCCGGCTGAACCGCGTGTCGGGGGCGTGGCAGGTGCTGACGGGGAGTGGGTCGTCGGCGCGGGTGCTGGTGTCGGCCCCCGTGTGGGGCGGCGAGGCGCCCACGCAGCGGCCGGCGCTGGATGCCGAGCGCTTCAACCTGCGCCGCTCGCGCCTGAGCCTGGACGCGCCGGAGGGCGCGGCGTTCCTGGGGTTCGGGGAGCGGGTCGGGCCGATCGACAAGCGTGGCATGCACCTGACCTTCTGGAACACGGACTGCTTCCCGCACCACACGGAGACGGACCCGCTGTACGTGTCGGTGCCGTTCACGACGGTGCTGCATGGGGGCCGGGCACACGGGGTGTTCGTGGACGAGCCGTGGCGGATGGAGGCGGACGTGGCGCGCGCGCATCCGCACGAGTTGCGGTGGGCGTCGGCGGGGCCGGAGCTGGACGTGTACGTGCTGTCCGGGCCGCGTCCGGCGGATGTGCTGCGGCGGTACGCGGACCTGACGGGGTACGCGCCGATGCCGCCGCTGTGGGCGCTGGGGGCCGGTCAGAGCCGCTGGGGGTACCGCACGGCGCAGGACCTGCGGGACGTGATTCAGGGGTACCGGGACCGGGGGCTGCCGCTGGACAGCGTGTACGTGGACATCGATTACATGGATGCGTACAAGGTGTGGACGGTGCAGCGCGCGAACTTCCCGGACCTGCGGGCGTTCGTGCGGGAGGCGGGGGCGCAGGGCGTGAAACTCGTGCCGATCATCGATCCGGGCGTGAAGGTGGAGGCCGGGTACGACGTGTACGAGGAGGCCGTGCGTGGGGATCATCTGGTCCGCACGGCGCGCGGGGACGTGCTGGTCGGCGAGGTCTGGCCGGACCCGGCGGTGTTCCCGGATTTCACGCGGCCCGAGGTGGTGAACTGGTGGGCAGGGCGGCACAAGTTCTTCGCGGACGCCGGGATTCAGGGCCAGTGGAACGACATGAACGAGCCCGCGTGCTTCAGCCTGCGCGAGCCGCGTGAAACCGAGGGCAAGACCCTGCCGTACGACGCGCGGCACGGGAACCGCCCGCACCTGGAGGTGCACAACGCGTATGCGAACGGCATGAGCGAGGCGAGCCGCGCCGGGTACGCGAAGTTCAGTCCGCAGGTGCGCCCGTGGATTCTCACGCGGGCCGGGTACGCGGGCATTCAGCGGCACGCGACCGTCTGGACCGGGGACAACACAGCCACGTGGTCGCACCTGTCCCTGAGCCTCCCCATGATCCAGGGCCTGGGCCTGAGCGGCATTCCGTTCGCGGGGGCCGACGTGGGCGGCTTCGGCGGGGACACGACCGGGGAGCTACTGGCCCGCTGGTACCAGGCGGCGGTCGGGTACGCGTTCCTGCGCAACCACTCGGCGCTGGGCACGGCCGATCAGGAACCCTGGCGGTTCGGGGACACCTTCACGGACGTGATCCGCGCGGCGCTGGAACTGCGCTACCGGCTGCTGCCACACCTGTATACCCTGGCGCAGGCGGCGACCCGCACGGCCCTGCCGGTCATGCGCCCGCTGGCGCTGCACTGGCCGGCCGACGAGGACGCCGTGCGCGAGGACACGCAGTACCTGCTGGGCGAGGGCCTGATGGTCGCGCCGGTCCTGCGGGCCGGGCACCGCCGCCGACTGGTGTACCTCCCGGCGGGCCGCTGGGCGGAAGTGTTCAACCTCTCGGAGTTCGGGGCCGTCCATGCGGGCGCGCAGCACGTCGTGGCGAACGCGCCGCTGCACACGCTGCCCATGTACCTGCGGGCCGGCGAGGCCATCCCGGTCACGGAACCCGCGCTGCACACCACCTCGGCGCGCTGGGAACGGCTGTCGTGGCTGGTGCACGCGGGCCCGGCGGGCTTCATCGGGCAGCTGTTCGAGGACGCCGGGGACGGCCCGGCCGGGGGGCGCCTGACCCGACTGGTCGGCGAGCGGCAGGGCACGCGCCTCGTCATCCGCCGCGAGGCCGAGGGTGACGCGCCCCCCTTCGAGCAGCGCGAGGCCCTGCACATCCTGGGTCTGTCGCACGTGCGTGAGGTGCAGGGCGCGGCCAGTTTCGCCTACGAGGACGGCGTGCTGCGCCTGACCCTCCCGGCCCGCTGGCAGACCGTGACGCTGAACCTGGACGAGGACGACGACGACACGGCGCCAACCGACGCGCTGCCCATCGACTGA
- a CDS encoding ribonuclease H: MNQAFVDASWNEGPDAEGRLVGVGGWGLVLIVPGQLPARFQGQLRAPDNNAAEVRAVLEAVRAAPPGEALTVHTDNEAVIASVGRGRGPEVLTDAAREVLEEVAARRVGLRVRYAPRTRRHMLTAHELANDARRGLGTPGLTATRSDVLIEQRAAGDEARVSLRRAGERVTAHVSLDVMSEVPPSAQALLAAVGLALPGEVLVVRRASRVAQALWHRPERALRAGAQATLQLARRAADENGVQVEFLGVG, encoded by the coding sequence GTGAATCAGGCGTTCGTGGATGCCAGCTGGAACGAGGGACCGGACGCCGAGGGGCGGCTGGTGGGCGTGGGCGGCTGGGGGCTGGTGCTGATCGTGCCGGGGCAACTGCCGGCGCGGTTTCAGGGGCAGCTGCGCGCCCCGGACAACAACGCGGCCGAGGTGCGCGCGGTGCTGGAGGCCGTGCGGGCCGCGCCGCCCGGCGAGGCGCTGACGGTGCATACGGATAACGAGGCGGTGATCGCGTCGGTCGGGCGCGGGCGGGGGCCGGAGGTGCTGACGGACGCGGCCCGCGAGGTACTGGAGGAGGTCGCGGCGCGGCGCGTGGGGCTGCGCGTGCGGTACGCGCCGCGCACGCGGCGGCACATGCTCACGGCGCACGAGCTGGCGAACGACGCGCGGCGGGGCCTGGGCACGCCGGGCCTGACGGCCACCCGGTCGGACGTGCTGATCGAGCAACGCGCCGCCGGCGACGAGGCCCGCGTGAGCCTGCGCCGCGCCGGGGAGCGCGTGACGGCGCACGTGTCGCTGGACGTGATGTCCGAGGTCCCGCCGAGCGCGCAGGCGCTGCTGGCCGCGGTGGGGCTGGCCCTGCCGGGCGAGGTGCTGGTGGTGCGGCGCGCCAGCCGGGTCGCGCAGGCCCTGTGGCACCGGCCCGAGCGGGCGCTACGGGCGGGCGCGCAGGCGACGCTGCAACTCGCGCGCCGCGCCGCCGACGAGAACGGCGTGCAGGTCGAATTCCTGGGCGTAGGCTGA
- a CDS encoding helix-turn-helix domain-containing protein, whose protein sequence is MDSVTFPGAVAVGARRRLLGISLVALAREVGVSPEVLRLLEAGEYDPRSLHVAARRVLARRLDITLE, encoded by the coding sequence ATGGATTCGGTGACTTTTCCGGGGGCGGTAGCGGTGGGGGCGCGGCGGCGTCTGCTGGGAATCTCGCTGGTGGCGTTGGCGCGGGAGGTGGGCGTGTCGCCGGAGGTGCTGCGGTTGCTGGAGGCCGGTGAGTACGATCCGCGCAGTCTGCATGTGGCGGCGCGGCGGGTGCTGGCGCGGCGGCTGGACATCACGCTGGAGTGA